The Octopus bimaculoides isolate UCB-OBI-ISO-001 chromosome 13, ASM119413v2, whole genome shotgun sequence genome includes a window with the following:
- the LOC106882248 gene encoding uncharacterized protein LOC106882248 → MQTNDVLLHFSFIQRNCTWNYVNGNETSKNLSVNTNVNSYSFAVSAENEEGSSGLIWSPCLFILKKPENPVEFRLNAKDSTLIVEWDHYNCYIEKAYVTNYVVSYCVSFNKTKCEGKIQEKHISKKEKKYVIDDLSKNKYLVWVKSSTSIGDGPVMTQEIQVDGKTFASSVVLSIIGSLVIILIILVVVFSYVKRSKKSVDKMPFEYPVS, encoded by the exons ATGCAG ACAAATGATGTTCTTCTCCATTTCTCCTTCATTCAGAGAAACTGCACATGGAATTACGTGAATGGTAATGAAACATCAAAGAATCTATCAGTGAATACAAATGTTAATTCATACAGTTTTGCTGTGTCagcagaaaatgaagaaggatCTAGTGGATTGATTTGGTCGCCATGTCTATtcattttaaaaa aACCTGAAAACCCTGTAGAGTTTAGACTTAATGCTAAAGACAGCACTCTTATTGTAGAATGGGACCATTATAACTGCTACATTGAGAAAGCCTATGTTACTAATTATGTAGTATCTTactgtgtttcttttaataaaacaaaatgtgaag gtAAAATCCAAGAGAAGCATAtatcaaagaaggaaaagaaatacgTAATTGATGATTTatccaaaaataaatatttagtatgGGTGAAATCTTCGACAAGTATAGGTGATGGTCCTGTGATGACTCAGGAAATCCAAGTGGATGGAAAAA CCTTTGCCAGCA GTGTCGTTTTGAGCATTATCGGCTCTCTAGTTATTATACTGATTATTTTGGTGGTTGTGTTTTCCTATGTGAAACG